The genome window GAAGCCTCGATAGCAGCATCGAGTACACGGTGAGTAGGCATGATGAGATGTGCCTTCTTAGAGATGTAAAGACGGCTCTTCAAATCATGACCGCTCTTCTCAAGATCCTTAGCCTCACCCATAAAGAGGTCTGGAGCCAAAACCACACCATTGCCGATGATGTTCACCTTACCACCCTGGAAAATACCAGAAGGGATAGAGCGAAGCACATACTTCTCGCCCTCAAACTCCAATGTATGTCCAGCATTAGGACCACCCTGGAAACGAGCAATGACATCATACTTAGGGGTCAACACGTCAACCACCTTACCTTTACCTTCATCGCCCCACTGCAAACCCAGCAGGACATCTACTTTACCTGTGTTCATTTTTTATCTTTTTATCTTGATACTTATTCTTTTTTGCGTTTGCGAGTCATCTTGCTTTGACAGCCGCTGCATACGCCATAGATGTAAAGAGCATAAGCATCTTTACGAAAGCGCTGCATCCTGATATCCTTCACTGCAGCCGTAACCTGCGGTGCAACAATTTCTGTTACCTTGCCACAAATCGTGCAAACCTGATGCACATGATTGTCCTCGCTATAACTGGCCTCATACTTGGTGCCGTCTGCCAGACTGTGCTTTACCACAAGCCTCAGTTCCAGGAACAGATGCAATGTGTTATAAAGCGTAGCCCTGCTAACGCGAAAATTCTTTTTCAGTAGCTCTCTGCCCAAATCTTCTATCGAGAAATGCTCTCCCATAGAATAAATGGTGTCGAGGATAGTGGAACGCTCCGGAGTGCGCCGGTGATGATTGCTCTCCATATAATTGTCCAAAACCTCATGAGCTTTTGCTAAAATTTCTTCACTCATAATCCTTGTTAGTTACATAAAACGCACAAAGATACTCATTATCTACGACATAGAACAATATTTAATTTTAAAAAATCTAAATTCGCCTCAATTCCTCATAGATACGCTGAACCGGAAGCCCCATCACATTAAAATAACTCCCCTTCAACCCCGTACAACCTATGTAGCCAATCCATTCCTGAATACCATAGGCGCCAGCTTTGTCAAACGGCTGATAATGATTTATATAATAACTGATTTCATCATCAGAAAGCGGCTTGAACGTCACTTCTGTTGTTACTGAAAAGGAACGCTGCTTATGCTGGGTAGTAAGACAAACACCTGTAACTACATGATGCGTCTTTCCGCTCAACATCTTCAGCATTCGTCTGGCATCTTCAGCGTCACGAGGTTTCCCGAGAATGACTCCCTTTCCTTCCTGATCATTCTGTTCGCCAGCTGTTGGCGCAATCACAACCGTATCTGCTGTAAGAATCAAAGTTTCTGACTCGTCCAACTCTTCAACACTATTATTTCCGTTCAAAAGCGGACGATAAGCCTCAGCCTTTTTCTTGCAGATGAATTCTGCCACCTGATAAGCATCGAGGTCAGCAGGATAACTTTCATCAATACCACTAATCACCTTCACCTCAAAGGGAATATCCAAACCTGCCAGAAGTTCCTTGCGACGAGGCGAATTACTCGCCAAAATGATCTTATAATTCATCTATTTTAAACCTTATTACTTTGAACTTTATGATTAAAATTCAGTTGCAAACTTTCTACTACAAACTATCAACTTTCAACTATTAACTTAATTCTACCAGCCAAACGCCTTAGCATCTGAAAGCCATAAACCCTTGGCTCTCAGTACCTGTTCTACGACATCACGTCCCACACCATCACCTCCGTTACAAGCCGAGATATAAGTAGAAATTTCTTTAATATCGGAGCATGCATCTGCTGGACAACATGGACATCCGCAACGACGCATAATCTCATAATCAGGAATATCATCACCTACATATATTATTTCCTCATCTGTAATTGAATATTTCTGCTTGAACTCCTCATAAGTCTTTATCTTTACAGAACACCCCATGAAGATATCCTCTACGCCAAGATTTTCATAGCGTACCTGTATGGCATGAGAATTACCGCCTGTCAGAATTACGATACGAACACCTTTTTTCTGAGCCAGCTGAATGGCATAGCCATCTTTGATATTAACAGTACGCAAAGGTTCGCCGGCACTGGAAAGCGTGATGGTCTGTCTTGAAAGTACTCCATCAACATCAAAGATGATTGCTTTTATCTTATTTAAATCGTAATTTATCATATTTATTTCTGTTTTTAGAACTTAAATTCCTAACTGCAAACTTAAACCGATAACAGTTTTATCTCTTGAACTTGAATATGCTTTTGCTCATCATTTCATAAATCTGCTGTAGTTCTGGCTGTTTTTCAAGAAGTTGCATTTGTTTCTCCATTACGTTCCGATCATCACGAATAGCCGGTCCTGTCTGCACTTCAGCTGCCGAATGCGAAGAAGCCTTGTCCATAGTTTCCATAACCAGAGGACGGAGAACACTGCCAGGAATGTGATGATTTTCGAGAATCTGCTGACCTATAGCTACGCAATGATTCGCAAAATTACAAGCAAAAACAGCTGACAGGTGCAGATACTTACGATTATCAGAATCCAATTCATAGACACTACGAGAAATCTGTTCTGCCAACCTCTTCAGGAAAGAAGTTTCGAAAGCACCACATCCCTCAATGAAAATAGGAATATTTTCGAATGCAACCTTTTTATCTTTCGTAAATGTCTGCATCGGATAAAATACGCCATAATGACGGGCATAATCTTTGAAAACATCCATCGGCATGGAACCAGCTGTATGAACAAACATCTTATCTTCTCTTCCTTTGCACAGTTCAGGAATAAGCATTTCAAGCGCATCATCCTTCACTGAAACGATGTACAAATCTGCATCACAGACCACCTTACCCATCTCATTGACAGGCTCACAATTCACCTTCTCGGCCAATAGAGAGGCCGATTCCCAAGTTCTACTGAAAACTTGTACAATCTGATGTTCTGATTGCGATATTTCGAGCGCAAGATTGGTAGCAAGATTACCTGCCCCAATAAACACTATTTTCATACGTAATTTTGTTTAAAGTTCTACTTTTTATGCAAAAATACTAAAAAATAACGATAGAGGAGCCCTTTTTCTTGCTTTTTTATGATAAATTTATTATTTTTGCCTTCGTGAGAAAATATGAAGTAGAAATATATGGTAAACTGGAAGAAATGCCGCATTTATTGGAAGGCGACTTTTTTCATAGCTTGGAGCTTTTTCAGATTCTTGAAAAAACACCCGGCATAACCCCTTTTATGGCTGTCGCCACACAGGAGAATAAGGTGGTAGGACAAATGCTCGTCATCCTCTATCACCGCAAATCTTTATTTCCACCTTATTTATATACGCACGCGCACGCGTATGGAGAGGGATTTTATGCACCCGATGCTGAACAGAATGCTATTTTCCCATTGTTACTCCGCAGCATAACTATCCACTTACACAAACGACTCTGCTTTTACATCGAGTTCTCCCGAATGAGCAAAAAGATGCTGGGTTACCGGGAATTCAGAAAATTGGGCTATGTACCTATTGCCTGGCAAGAGATACATAACTCCCTACACAGCAAACTTCCCCAAGAGAGACTCTCAGACAAACAAATTGCTATGATTGAAAAAATGGAGAAAAAGGGAATAAGTTGTAGAGAGGCAACTTCACCCGAAGACATCCATCGTTATCACCAGTTGCTCAAAAATTATTATCGGCTGAAACTTCGCCGTTATGTTCCTGACGAAACATTCTTTCAGAAACTGAGTACAAGTAGTAATGCCAGAAACGTCATCATCACCTATAAGGACAAAGTGATTGGCGGCTATACCTGCATCTACAACCAAGGCAATGCCTTTCTTTGGTTTTCTGCATTCAAGAGAAAGACTTACATCCATCTGCATCCGGACACAATGACCATCTGGCAAGCACTCTCTGATGCACAGGAGCAGGATGCCCAACACCTCCACTTTATGGACGCAGGACTTCCGCTTAAGAGTAATCTCTACCGTGAATTCATTCTCGGTTTCGGAGGCAAACCTGTTACCAAGTTTCGCTGGTTCCGCTTCTATCCAAAAGTTATAAACCTGCTCCTCCACTGGCTATACAAGGATTAAGGAAAAGAGGTTCCGTGAGCCTATATAAAGCATCTCCGAAACCTCTTTCTCTTTTTTAAGCGAATTACACATACGCTCAAAAAGTACATTTTGTATATTAAAGCCAACGCCTCTACTCTTTCAAAGCACGGTCAAGCTGCTCCAAGCCGCGCTCTGTACAGAATCCACGAATCAGGCACAAAATATAATTGTCGTATATCTCCTGCATCGAATGAACACGATAGAGCTGATGATGCATGATTTCCTCCATCATCACATGTCCTATGTCCATAACAACATTGAAGTCTACATCCTTACGGAAAAGCCCCTCCTTGACACCAGCCTCAAAGAAACGCACACTCTCCTCCCGTTCATGAGCATGATTTTCCTGGAAGAATTTCACTACACGAGGCATCTTATGAACCTCCTCATAAAAAAGAACGCCCACCATCCCATTGCGCTCCATCTGCAATTTATAGACATAGCTGATAATATCTATCACATTCTTCGCTTGGGTCTTGGCGAAATTTTCTAACTTCGAACGATTTTCTTCTAGCTGACGCATCATACCAGCAAGCAACAATTCTTCTTTGTCACCAAAAATCTCGTACACAGTTCTCTTAGATACATGAAGCCCCTGTGAGATTTCATCCATCTTGACAGCTTTTACCCCACGCTTATAGAATTCAGGCATCGCATAAGAGATGATTCTGTCTTTCAGTTCTTGTCTATATTGATTGATTTCTGCCATTTTACTTGTTTGAAGACTATTTTTGTGCAAAGATACAAAAAAAATCAAAAAACCATTCTTTTTTACTAAGTTTTTTTGTACCTTTGCACAAACTTTTAAATTTCGTGCGAAAAATCCACGAATATGAAAGAAAAATAAACTTTAAACCAATATATTGTTATGGTAAAAATTACAAAAGAGGCGGCTTTAAGTTATCACGAGACTGGCCGTCCTGGCAAGATTGAGGTTAAGCCAACAAAACCTTATCACACACAAACGGATCTGAGCCTTGCTTATTCTCCTGGCGTGGCATTCCCATGTCTTGAGATCCAGCAGAACCCAGACGATGCATACAAGTATACTGACAAGGGTAACCTGGTTGCTGTTATCAGTAATGGTACAGCAGTGCTCGGACTTGGCGATATCGGTGCCATGAGCGGAAAGCCAGTGATGGAAGGTAAGGGATTGCTTTTCAAGATTTACGGTGGTGTGGATGTCTTCGATATTGAAATCGATGAAAAAGACCCAGAAAAGTTTTGTGAAACCGTAGAGAAAATCGCTCCTACATTTGGTGGAATCAACTTGGAGGACATCAAGGCACCTCAATGTTTCTACATCGAGGAACGCCTGAAAAGAACTCTCGATATCCCTGTAATGCACGATGACCAGCATGGTACTGCTATCATCTCTGCAGCAGGTTTGAAGAACGCTCTTGAGGTAGCAGGAAAGAACATTGCCGATGTAAAGATTGTCGTAAATGGTGCTGGTGCAGCTGCTATCAGCTGTACAAAACTCTACGTAGCGCTCGGTGCACAGGTAAAGAACATCGTTATGCTCGACTCTAAGGGTGTCATTACCAGCGACCGCGAAAATCTGACAGAGCAGAAAAAGCTCTTTGCAACAGACCGCCGCGATGTTCATACACTCGAAGAGGCTGTGAAAGGCGCCGATGTATTCGTAGGACTCAGCAAGGGTAACGTGCTCTCCAAGGATATGATTCGCTCTATGGCAGACAACCCTATCGTTTTCGCTCTTGCCAATCCAGTACCTGAGATCAGCTACGAGGACGCTATGGACAGCCGCCCTGACGTATTGATGTCAACTGGCCGTTCAGATTATCCTAACCAGATTAACAATGTAATCGGTTTCCCATACATCTTCCGTGGTGCACTCGATGTTCACGCCCGTGCTATCAACGAAGAAATGAAGATGGCTGCTGTTTATGCAATTGCCGATTTGGCTAAGCAGCCGGTTCCTGATGTAGTAAACGATGTTTACCACGTTAACGACCTTACATTCGGTCCTAAATACTTCATTCCGAAACCTGTAGATCCACGTTTGATTACAGAAGTTTCTGCTGCCGTAGCTAAGGCTGCAATGGAAAGTGGTGTGGCTCGCACCCCTATCACAGACTGGGAGAAGTACAAGCAGGATTTACGCCAGCTGCTTGGTCAGGAGACCAAACTGACCCGCAAGCTCCACGATACAGCGCGCCTTCACCCACAGCGTGTAGTATTCGCTGAAGGTGGCAACCCAACTATGCTGAAGGCTGCAGTCCAGGCAAAGCAAGAGGGTATCTGCCAGCCAATCCTGTTGGGCAACCCAGACCGTCTGAACCGTGTTGCTAGCCGTTTGAAACTTGACCTTTCAGATATTGAGATTGTAGATATGCGTGCCGATAACGAACAGGGCCGCCGTGCTAAGTTTGCCAAGCATCTGGCAGAGAAGCGTGCTCGCGAGGGCTACAGCTTCGAGGAAGCTTATGATAAAATGTACGAGCGCAACTACTTCGGTATGTCAATGGTAGAACAGGGTGATGCTGACGCATTCATCACTGGTCTTTACACAAAGTACAGCAATACTATTAAGGTGGCAAAAGATGTAATTGGAATCCGTGAGCCATATAAGACTTTCGGTACCATGCATATCCTTAACACCCAGAAGGGTATTTATTATATCGCAGATACGCTCATCAACCGCCACCCAGACGAAGATGTGCTGATCGATGTTGCCAAGCTGTCTGCAGGTACTGTGAAGTTCTTCAACGAAGAGCCGGTTATGGCCATGTTAAGCTACTCTAACTTCGGTACAGACAATATTGGCTCACCTGTTAAGGTAAAGAAAGCCGTTGCTGAGATGCAGAAGGAGTTCCCAGAACTCGCTATCGATGGTGAGATGCAGGTAAACTATGCACTCAACAAGGATCTGCGCGATGAGAAGTATCCATTCTCCCGCCTCAAGAGCAAAGACGTCAACACTTTGGTGTTCCCTAACTTGAGTAGCGCCAATGGTGCATACAAACTTCTCCAGGGTTTGAATCCTGAAGCTGAGATTATCGGCCCTATCCAGATGGGATTGAATAAGCCTATCCACTTCACTGACTCAGAAAGTAGCGTACAGGATATCGTAAACATCACAGCAGTAGCTGTCATTGATGCTTACGTAGAGAAAATCAAGAAGCAGAAGTAATCACTTCTTTTTCCTGATTCAAACAAACAGAATAAGATAATAGTATTTTCCATAAACAGGTTGGCACTTCTGCGCCAACCTGTTTTTATTTTCTCGACTTCACTACTCGTCTCGAAAGTTCGTCTCTTTATACTTTTGAAGATATCTAAACAAAAACAAAAAATCAACAGAATTGCAATCGATTACGCAGCCTTTCTTGTTAAAACAAGTTAATTAATACCTTTGTGCGCCCGCACAATTGAATCACAACAAAAATAATCAAATAAATATTTGGTGATTTGAAAAAAATCGTGTACCTTTGCAACCAGTTATCCTGAAAACAATCTTTTTACCTTAATGGAAACTAATACCTATTGAAGATTTGGAGCGGTAGCCTGTGAAGGTCATCGCTTTTTTTCTTTTTATACACCTTCTCCATCAAATAGCATATAACATATATTGTCCCCAAGAAGAAAGTATACAATTAAAAGGTAATATCACTTGAGTCGGAAGACTTGCTGACTGCAGTGAGCAGACCTGCCGACTATAGTGAGCAGACCTGCTGACTAGGCTCAGCAGAGCTGCTGACACTAGTCATAACTTTAACGAAGGTATCTTCTTGAACCAGAGAAGTCGTATCCTTGAACCTAAGGAGACATCTCCTTGAACCAGAGAAGACATATCATTGAACCTAAGGAAGTATATTATTGAACCCAATAAAGAACATTATACTATTCACGAGTCCCTTATCTGGTAGCAAATAATCGGTATTCTTATAAAAAACAGGCATTTCTGTTAAATCTTTCTAAAAAGCAATCTTTATTTCCCCAACATTTTGTTCATATCAAAGATAATTTGTAATTTTGCACCCCGAATGCTCATGGATTGGGCAAATGTTACAGAAAAGTTTAGTTCGAAGGGGCTCAAAGAAGATCCGGCACAATGCAGGACGCCTCCCGAAGAAACCCGTTTATATAATTAATTTAATGTACGCAATTGTAGAAATTAACGGTCAGCAGTTCAAGGCTGAGGAGGGCAAGAAGCTCTTCGTACATCACATCAAGGATGTTGAGGCAGGTCAGACTGTTGAGTTCGACAAGGTTTTGCTCGTTGACAAAGACGGCTCAATCACTGTCGGTGCACCAGCTGTAGAGGGTGCAAAAGTAGTAGTAGAAGTAGTGAACCCACTCGTAAAGGGTGACAAGGTAATCGTCTTCAAGATGAAGCGCCGCAAGGACTATCGCAAGAAGAACGGTCATCGTGCTCAGTTCACTGAAGTATCAATCAAATCTGTAATCGCTTAAAATTAGGAGGAATTAGAAAATGGCACATAAGAAAGGTGTTGGTAGTTCTAAGAACGGCCGTGAATCAGCTTCACAAAGATTAGGCGTTAAGATCTGGGGTGGTCAGAGCATCATCGCAGGTAACATCATCGTTCGCCAGCGTGGTAACAAGCACTTCCCAGGTGAGAATGTAGCTCAGGGTAAGGATGATACATTGTATGCTTTGGCAGATGGTATCGTTTACTTCCACAAGGGTCGCAAGGACAAGAGTACAGTTTCTGTTCTCTCTCCAGAGGTTTACGCTGAGAAGACCAAAAAAGCTGACGCTTAATTTTTAAAGTTTTAGAAAAAACTATTCCAAACAAACAACATAGAAGCCTGCTCATACCTAGAGCAGGCTTTCTTCGTTTATATAAGTTTTTAGGCACGGATTACCCCCTTCTAAGCTCCTTAACCCTGTAAAACCACAAAAAAACTTTAATTCTACCCTTCCCTGTAAAAAAGTCAGCAATTTTTTACGCTATCACAAATATTTTTTGTACTTTTGCCTACAAATAGTAAATTATTTAATTAAAAGACATTTTATGCTTACACTTAAACTTATCAGTGAGGAAACTGAACGTGTAGTTAAGGGTCTCGAAAAGAAGCATTTTCCAAATGCTCGTGAGGCCGTAGAGAAAGTTTTAGAGTACGACAAGATTCGTCGTGAAGCTCAGCAGAAGTTGGATAACAACAAGCAGCAGGCTAACCAGTTTGCTAAGCAGATTGGTGCCCTTATGAAGGAAGGTAAGAAAGAGGAAGCTGAGAGCGCAAAGACTCAGGTAGCTATGCTCAAGGCTGACGCTAAGGCTCTTGAAGAGATCATGGAGAAAGCACAGAACGATATGACCAACCAGTTGCTCGAAATTCCTAACATCCCTTGCGAGCAGGTTCCTGAAGGTAAGGACGCAGCCGACAACGTTGTTGTGAAAGAAGGCGGCGAAAAGCCAAACCTCGGCGAGGATGCTCTCTGCCATTGGGATCTCTTGAAGAAGTATAATCTTGTAGACTTCGACCTCGGCGTTAAGATTACTGGCGCAGGTTTCCCTGTATATATCGGCAAGATGGCTCGTTTCCAGCGTGCGCTTGAGGCATTCTTCCTCGATGAGGCTCGCAAGAGCGGATACCTGGAGATTCAGCCTCCTTACGTAGTAAACGAAGACTCTGGTCGTGGTACCGGTCAGTTGCCAGACAAGGAAGGTCAGATGTATCATGCTAATCTGGATAATCTCTTCCTCATCCCTACTGCTGAGGTTCCTGTAACCAACATCTTCCGCGATGTTATTCTCGATGAGAAAGATCTCCCTATCAAGCGTTGTGCTTACTCAGCTTGTTTCCGTCGTGAAGCAGGTAGCTATGGTAAGGACGTTCGCGGTTTGAACCGTCTGCACCAGTTCGACAAGGTAGAGATTGTTCGCATCGATAAGCCAGGTCACTCTTACGAGAGTTTGAACGAGATGCTCGACCATGTAGAAGGTCTTTTGAAGAAGTTGGAATTGCCATATCATATTCTCCGTCTCTGCGGTGGTGATATGAGCTTCACCTCTTCTATCTGCTACGACTTCGAGACATGGAGTGCTGCACAGGGTCGCTGGCTGGAAGTTTCATCAGTATCTAACTTCGAGAGCTACCAGGCTAACCGTCTCCACTGCCGCTATCGCCATACAGATGACAAGAAGATTGAACTTTGCCACACATTGAATGGTTCAGCTCTTGCTTTGCCACGTATCGTAGCAACCATCTTGGAGAACAATCAGACCCCAGAAGGAATCCGCGTACCTAAGGTATTGGTTCCATACTGCGGTTTCGAGATGCTTGATGACAAAAATTTCGATTAATTTGAAGTATCGGTAAGACTTTCTGTTTTCTCGATTATACAAAACATTCGAAAAACAAAAATAACATATATTGTACGAGGATAACTTCGACTGCCACAAAGGTAGCCGATGTTATCCTTTTGCATTTTATGTACCATGAAGCAAACTCTAATCAGCTAACCAGAAATATTAAGATATCAGCATTAAGAAATTTAATAGCCCATGAACAAGATTATCAAGAAAGTACAATACTCAGAGAAAGTATTCCGCTTCGATGTAGAAGCACC of Segatella copri contains these proteins:
- a CDS encoding Rossmann-like and DUF2520 domain-containing protein, with product MKIVFIGAGNLATNLALEISQSEHQIVQVFSRTWESASLLAEKVNCEPVNEMGKVVCDADLYIVSVKDDALEMLIPELCKGREDKMFVHTAGSMPMDVFKDYARHYGVFYPMQTFTKDKKVAFENIPIFIEGCGAFETSFLKRLAEQISRSVYELDSDNRKYLHLSAVFACNFANHCVAIGQQILENHHIPGSVLRPLVMETMDKASSHSAAEVQTGPAIRDDRNVMEKQMQLLEKQPELQQIYEMMSKSIFKFKR
- a CDS encoding GNAT family N-acetyltransferase; translated protein: MEKKGISCREATSPEDIHRYHQLLKNYYRLKLRRYVPDETFFQKLSTSSNARNVIITYKDKVIGGYTCIYNQGNAFLWFSAFKRKTYIHLHPDTMTIWQALSDAQEQDAQHLHFMDAGLPLKSNLYREFILGFGGKPVTKFRWFRFYPKVINLLLHWLYKD
- a CDS encoding KdsC family phosphatase — protein: MINYDLNKIKAIIFDVDGVLSRQTITLSSAGEPLRTVNIKDGYAIQLAQKKGVRIVILTGGNSHAIQVRYENLGVEDIFMGCSVKIKTYEEFKQKYSITDEEIIYVGDDIPDYEIMRRCGCPCCPADACSDIKEISTYISACNGGDGVGRDVVEQVLRAKGLWLSDAKAFGW
- a CDS encoding Maf-like protein; protein product: MNYKIILASNSPRRKELLAGLDIPFEVKVISGIDESYPADLDAYQVAEFICKKKAEAYRPLLNGNNSVEELDESETLILTADTVVIAPTAGEQNDQEGKGVILGKPRDAEDARRMLKMLSGKTHHVVTGVCLTTQHKQRSFSVTTEVTFKPLSDDEISYYINHYQPFDKAGAYGIQEWIGYIGCTGLKGSYFNVMGLPVQRIYEELRRI
- the rplU gene encoding 50S ribosomal protein L21; translated protein: MYAIVEINGQQFKAEEGKKLFVHHIKDVEAGQTVEFDKVLLVDKDGSITVGAPAVEGAKVVVEVVNPLVKGDKVIVFKMKRRKDYRKKNGHRAQFTEVSIKSVIA
- a CDS encoding Fur family transcriptional regulator — encoded protein: MSEEILAKAHEVLDNYMESNHHRRTPERSTILDTIYSMGEHFSIEDLGRELLKKNFRVSRATLYNTLHLFLELRLVVKHSLADGTKYEASYSEDNHVHQVCTICGKVTEIVAPQVTAAVKDIRMQRFRKDAYALYIYGVCSGCQSKMTRKRKKE
- the serS gene encoding serine--tRNA ligase, giving the protein MLTLKLISEETERVVKGLEKKHFPNAREAVEKVLEYDKIRREAQQKLDNNKQQANQFAKQIGALMKEGKKEEAESAKTQVAMLKADAKALEEIMEKAQNDMTNQLLEIPNIPCEQVPEGKDAADNVVVKEGGEKPNLGEDALCHWDLLKKYNLVDFDLGVKITGAGFPVYIGKMARFQRALEAFFLDEARKSGYLEIQPPYVVNEDSGRGTGQLPDKEGQMYHANLDNLFLIPTAEVPVTNIFRDVILDEKDLPIKRCAYSACFRREAGSYGKDVRGLNRLHQFDKVEIVRIDKPGHSYESLNEMLDHVEGLLKKLELPYHILRLCGGDMSFTSSICYDFETWSAAQGRWLEVSSVSNFESYQANRLHCRYRHTDDKKIELCHTLNGSALALPRIVATILENNQTPEGIRVPKVLVPYCGFEMLDDKNFD
- a CDS encoding NADP-dependent malic enzyme; translation: MVKITKEAALSYHETGRPGKIEVKPTKPYHTQTDLSLAYSPGVAFPCLEIQQNPDDAYKYTDKGNLVAVISNGTAVLGLGDIGAMSGKPVMEGKGLLFKIYGGVDVFDIEIDEKDPEKFCETVEKIAPTFGGINLEDIKAPQCFYIEERLKRTLDIPVMHDDQHGTAIISAAGLKNALEVAGKNIADVKIVVNGAGAAAISCTKLYVALGAQVKNIVMLDSKGVITSDRENLTEQKKLFATDRRDVHTLEEAVKGADVFVGLSKGNVLSKDMIRSMADNPIVFALANPVPEISYEDAMDSRPDVLMSTGRSDYPNQINNVIGFPYIFRGALDVHARAINEEMKMAAVYAIADLAKQPVPDVVNDVYHVNDLTFGPKYFIPKPVDPRLITEVSAAVAKAAMESGVARTPITDWEKYKQDLRQLLGQETKLTRKLHDTARLHPQRVVFAEGGNPTMLKAAVQAKQEGICQPILLGNPDRLNRVASRLKLDLSDIEIVDMRADNEQGRRAKFAKHLAEKRAREGYSFEEAYDKMYERNYFGMSMVEQGDADAFITGLYTKYSNTIKVAKDVIGIREPYKTFGTMHILNTQKGIYYIADTLINRHPDEDVLIDVAKLSAGTVKFFNEEPVMAMLSYSNFGTDNIGSPVKVKKAVAEMQKEFPELAIDGEMQVNYALNKDLRDEKYPFSRLKSKDVNTLVFPNLSSANGAYKLLQGLNPEAEIIGPIQMGLNKPIHFTDSESSVQDIVNITAVAVIDAYVEKIKKQK
- the rpmA gene encoding 50S ribosomal protein L27 is translated as MAHKKGVGSSKNGRESASQRLGVKIWGGQSIIAGNIIVRQRGNKHFPGENVAQGKDDTLYALADGIVYFHKGRKDKSTVSVLSPEVYAEKTKKADA
- a CDS encoding TetR/AcrR family transcriptional regulator, which gives rise to MAEINQYRQELKDRIISYAMPEFYKRGVKAVKMDEISQGLHVSKRTVYEIFGDKEELLLAGMMRQLEENRSKLENFAKTQAKNVIDIISYVYKLQMERNGMVGVLFYEEVHKMPRVVKFFQENHAHEREESVRFFEAGVKEGLFRKDVDFNVVMDIGHVMMEEIMHHQLYRVHSMQEIYDNYILCLIRGFCTERGLEQLDRALKE